TTCCGAGCTCTAGGCGTGACTGTTCAAGACTGACTTGGATGATTTTAGGGGgagtatttaaattcttttattcgtagGAGTGGCTAAAAGCTTCGATCATATATTTCTGAGAACGGATAAAGCGACCGGATGTTATCCCGATGGTCACTCATGCCAAGGCTCTTGGAATCTCACTATCTTATCGCTTTGTTTAGTCGGATTTCGTCTGTGACATTTCGTATGTCACACCCCTAACAATGACTTCGTCGATCCCAACgatgatttataatttatgacaGATAATTCATGAATTAGTTCCAATTCTTTCTTCCATACTTTACCCAGATATTTTagctaaaattattttaactttacCACTAAAGTGCGTAGTTCCTCAATTTAACCTGAAGAGATCATCCAGTCACGCGGTTCATGTTATTCAACTGTACAATGTACTGTTTAGTACGACTAAATTCAATGTTAAGGATAtttcatacatataaaataaggcaaaatttatgtatatatttgcaattaatGTTTGAATTTGATGAGAAAGAGACAAAGGGTTACagaaatttttaagttttcgagtctggaataaaaatatttcttttgacTTGCATGTAACAAACTCGTCGTTATATGTATggaaataaacataaaaaaaacaccgttactgttttatttttttttctttttgcgtaAAAGATGAAAGTActtacattaataaattactcattattaaatatatatatgtcgggttgacGTTGGGGCTTGGGTTAGGGGCATGTAAAGAATCCTCTCCTGGATTGTTCATCGTTGTTGCACAATCAAGATAGCGTTTATTATCACGGATACAGATGGTATAAGATCGACCAGTGaccgcggtaactagacgctaatggcaatgaccttaggttcgatatagcgaatccacggtccacgggctaaTTCTTAGttaaactcagaatagaattttatgcACAAAAGTAACGTTCGCTGTGACGCTCGGTATATACTGCTCTCAAGACGATGTGTAACTCTCCAAGGAGATCGCAAGAATAATTGACTGATGGAAATTTTCCTCTCCTTACGATCGCGTTCGCTTTGTTGAACGTTGGCCCgggataccaacaaaactGCAGCcaccgttgctaggcagacccGCGTAGCTGCGACATTGCTCCTGCCCGGGATTTGATTGTTAacacaacgtgtgtctcataatattggcactattctgttaggtggaacgttcatcccgtgaccgtggctacgctcggcgaccggttgtcgcctcgagcctaagctcattgtctcaagtatcgaatgactgtgtctgggttatttcctgaatgctattgaggtttttccaagtaattccaacgggggaccccgttgtcctttcatctccgacatatatatattatttgtacgTAGAACCGTAAGAAATAGAACTATACACGCGATCGAATATGAGCCAAGAGTTTAAAGACGTGTTAACATGTAATTGCAAGCCGACCGATTGGATTTCTTTATGAGATAACACTGATAATAACGCGATTTATAATTGCTTCGGAATTACATTctcttataattaaaattacgtgTATTTTAAACTTATCTTgtctttatctttctttttattggtcagaattaattgaaaatataactgTCGAATCAAGACAATGCGGTTTATGCGTATTTATGGTCAATAATCGTATGGCCTATATAGTCGAAATCTGGCATTGGGTCACAAAGTTGGTTATCGCGATATTTATTTCACAGATTTAACAGGTTTCCATTTGATTCCAATTTAACGTGTCTACATCTTACAGCAAATGCATGCACTTAAAAAAGGTAAGTAAAAAGGTATATATATGGAACTTACCAATCTGGAAAAAGCACAGATACTTCGACTAAGATATCACGAAGAAGGGTGGTAGCAGGTGGAACATGAGGTAGAATTACAGGGGCGAATACTGCCGGCATTACGTCCATGTTTAGCTTCGTACTTGCTTACATAAAGAGCCAAGTAACCATGCAAACGATAGTGGGAGATTGGCAGAGTTGACAGTAGCTCTTTCGTTAAATTAATCCAACAGTCATGATCCTTAGCATAATTCTCTGTGAACAAATGGTTtatgattttttcttttcaaatgaGCATGTTgcataaaaagaagaaggaaaagtaAAAGGGCAGCGTGCTAGGATAATTAAAGTAACGGATGCTTACGGGCATGAATGGACAATAGCCTAGCTACAAGGGTTGACGGTACAACAGGTTGTGGTAATTCTTTTAGATACTGGCGAAGAAGCGTTGCCGCAGTCGGGGGACAGGCTGCTGTTTCTAAGTCAGCATCTCCTCTTCTCTCAAACGCGGCCCTCAATCTTTCTGCCAGTCTTGGACTTCCACCGGACAGACGGAACACGGAATCCATGAGCTTCGATATAATTACACAATCGGTGCACCACAAAAGGCACACCGGTGTCGAGGTATGGCTCGATCGAATCTAACCGAGCACCAAAGACCCTCGTAGATCCTGTGTTACGTCTTAATAACGATACTGTCAGAACGCGTTTCACTTTCGCTAAACGGGATTCGTcct
Above is a genomic segment from Bombus fervidus isolate BK054 chromosome 4, iyBomFerv1, whole genome shotgun sequence containing:
- the LOC141445743 gene encoding rho GTPase-activating protein gacY-like; translated protein: MDSVFRLSGGSPRLAERLRAAFERRGDADLETAACPPTAATLLRQYLKELPQPVVPSTLVARLLSIHAQNYAKDHDCWINLTKELLSTLPISHYRLHGYLALYVSKYEAKHGRNAGSIRPCNSTSCSTCYHPSS